The Myxosarcina sp. GI1 nucleotide sequence GTATTTCTTCTTAAATATTCTCGTTGGGTTTCTCCGACCACTCTCTTGAGTTTTGTGGGTAAGGTATTTAATTGACCCTCGAACTTAATTGCATTGGGAATCTCAATCAGTTTGAGTTCGAGCTTGGTAATTGCCAGAGATTCGAGAACTTTTTTAGCTGTAGTGTCAAGTTTTGATTCGCTTCTCCATTTTGAGATTATTTCTTTAGCCAGACAAAGCTCCCAAGTCTCGAACCAGGATTGTTCTCGTTCGTTTGACAGTAATGAAATTTGCTGAAAATAAGATTTTTTTCCCTCGACTGAATGGTTGCTTTCTTGAATTATCGGGACAATTTCAGGACTAAAATAAACATTGTCTCGATTAACCGCCATTATTGCTGGTATCAGGTCGAATTCAAGGCTATCCTTTTTAAGATATCCAGAAGCTCCAGCTTTTAATGCCGATGCTATTCGCTCGTATTCCACACTGGCACTTACAAAAATTATTTTCACGTTGGGATAAGCTTCGACTAACTGCTTGGCAGTTTCCAATCCATCCATAACAGGCATAACCGAA carries:
- a CDS encoding response regulator transcription factor, with the protein product MNEDKPPKIKVLIAEDQQVFRYGLEKAIEQSPAISIVGVVSNGREVLEQVEALMPDVAILDSVMPVMDGLETAKQLVEAYPNVKIIFVSASVEYERIASALKAGASGYLKKDSLEFDLIPAIMAVNRDNVYFSPEIVPIIQESNHSVEGKKSYFQQISLLSNEREQSWFETWELCLAKEIISKWRSESKLDTTAKKVLESLAITKLELKLIEIPNAIKFEGQLNTLPTKLKRVVGETQREYLRRNT